A single window of Scomber scombrus chromosome 12, fScoSco1.1, whole genome shotgun sequence DNA harbors:
- the actn2b gene encoding alpha-actinin-2b isoform X5, translating to MLLDPAWEQQQRKAETAANRICKVLGVNQENEKLMEEYERLASELLEWIRRTTPWLENRTPEKTMVEMQRKLEDFRDYRRQHKPPKVQEKCQLEINFNTLQTKLRISNRPAFMPSEGKMVSDITSAWQGLEQAEKGYEEWLLTEIRRLERLDHLAEKFRQKATNHENWASGKELILSQKDYETATLIEMKALLRKHEAFESDLAAHQDRVEQIAAIAQELNELDYHDVAAVNQRCQSICDLWDRLGTLTQKRREALERTEKLLETIDQLFLEFAKRSAPFNNWMEGAMEDLQDMFMVHTIEEVQSLIAAHEQFKATLPEADAERQAILGIHNEVQKISQSYGIKANIVNPYSTLTTEELLNKWDKVKKLVPQRDGSLQEEMARQHAHERLRRQFAAQANLIGPWIQARMEEIGRCSLEIGGTLEDQMTQLKQFEHVIVTYKPNVDKLEGDHQLIQESLVFDNKHTNYTMEHIRVGWELLLTTIARTINEIETQILTRDAKGISQQQMNEFRSSFNHFDRKKNGAMETDDFRACLISMGYDLGEVEFARIMMLVDPNTTGIVSFQSFIDFMTRETADTDTAEQVVASFRILAADKPYILVEELRRELPPEQAEYCIMRMPPHGGPGAPPGALDYTAFSTALYGESDL from the exons ATGCTGCTGGACCCTGCCTGGGAGCAACAGCAGAGGAAA GCAGAGACGGCTGCCAACAGGATCTGTAAGGTGCTGGGTGTAAACCAAGAGAATGAGAAACTGATGGAGGAGTATGAGAGACTGGCCAGTGAG CTGCTGGAGTGGATCCGCCGCACCACTCCCTGGCTGGAGAACCGGACCCCTGAGAAGACCATGGTAGAAATGCAGCGAAAGCTGGAGGACTTCAGGGACTACAGACGCCAGCACAAGCCCCCTAAGGTGCAGGAGAAGTGCCAGCTGGAAATTAACTTCAACACCCTGCAGACCAAGTTGCGCATCAGCAATCGTCCTGCCTTCATGCCCTCTGAGGGGAAGATGGTGTCT GACATAACCAGTGCATGGCAGGGACTGGAGCAGGCAGAGAAGGGCTATGAGGAATGGCTTCTTACAGAGATCCGCAGGTTGGAGAGGCTGGACCACTTAGCTGAAAAGTTTCGTCAAAAAGCCACTAACCATGAGAACTGGGCCAGCG GTAAAGAACTGATCCTCTCCCAGAAGGACTATGAAACAGCTACCCTGATAGAAATGAAAGCATTGCTTCGAAAACATGAGGCCTTTGAGAGTGACTTGGCAGCCCACCAGGACAGAGTGGAGCAGATTGCCGCCATTGCACAGGAACTAAA TGAGCTGGACTACCATGATGTGGCTGCTGTGAACCAGCGTTGCCAGAGCATCTGTGACTTGTGGGACAGGCTGGGAACCCTGActcagaagaggagagaggcacTGGAG CGGACAGAGAAACTGCTGGAGACTATTGATCAGCTGTTCCTGGAGTTTGCCAAGAGGTCAGCTCCTTTCAACAACTGGATGGAAGGAGCCATGGAGGATCTTCAGGACATGTTTATGGTTCATACTATTGAAGAAGTCCAG AGTCTAATCGCAGCTCACGAGCAGTTCAAAGCTACTCTACCTGAGGCAGATGCAGAGAGACAGGCCATCTTGGGAATCCACAATGAGGTGCAGAAAATTTCCCAGAGCTATGGAATCAAGGCCAACATTGTCAACCCCTACAGCACCCTCACAACTGAAGAGCTTCTCAACAAATGGGATAAG gtgAAGAAGTTGGTTCCTCAGAGAGATGGTTCCCTCCAGGAGGAGATGGCACGCCAGCATGCCCATGAAAGGCTGAGACGGCAGTTTGCTGCCCAGGCTAATCTTATTGGACCTTGGATACAGGCCAGAATGGAG GAAATTGGACGTTGCTCCCTGGAGATAGGAGGCACCCTGGAAGACCAGATGACCCAGCTGAAACAATTTGAGCATGTCATTGTCACTTACAAGCCCAATGTCGACAAGTTGGAGGGAGACCACCAGTTAATCCAAGAGTCACTTGTGTTCGATAACAAACACACCAACTATACTATGGAG CACATCCGTGTTGGGTGGGAGCTGCTGCTTACAACCATTGCCCGAACCATCAATGAGATTGAGACCCAGATCTTAACCCGGGATGCCAAGGGCATCAGCCAGCAGCAGATGAATGAATTCAGATCTTCTTTCAACCACTTCGACCGG AAGAAGAATGGAGCGATGGAAACGGATGACTTCAGAGCCTGCCTCATCTCTATGGGATATGACTTG GGAGAGGTGGAATTTGCCCGTATAATGATGCTGGTGGACCCCAATACTACTGGAATTGTCTCCTTCCAGTCTTTCATTGATTTTATGACCAGAGAAACTGCTGACACGGACACTGCAGAGCAGGTTGTGGCATCATTCAGGATTCTGGCAGCTGataag CCTTACATATTAGTGGAGGAGCTGAGGAGAGAACTGCCTCCTGAACAGGCAGAGTACTGCATCATGAGGATGCCGCCTCATGGCGGCCCTGGAGCACCACCAGGGGCACTGGACTACACTGCCTTCTCCACCGCCCTCTATGGAGAGAGTGACCTTTAA